From the Solanum lycopersicum chromosome 10, SLM_r2.1 genome, one window contains:
- the LOC101266084 gene encoding probable glutathione S-transferase, giving the protein MSRVKLLGVYGSPASQRVEWALKIKGVKYEFITEDLQNKSPLLLKSNPVYKKIPVLLHNDKPIAESLVIIEYIDEAFEGPSILPKDPYDRAIARFWVKFLDEKCLPAVWKALWSQGDEQEKDKEEAYEVLKVIDNELKDKKFFGGDNIGFVDVVANFVGFWIGIVEEATGVVLVTSENFPNFCAWRDEYLNCDRVKENMPSREMLLGYFKSRVQAVAAISK; this is encoded by the exons atgtcaagAGTGAAATTGCTTGGTGTTTATGGGAGCCCAGCCAGTCAAAGAGTTGAATGggctttaaaaataaaaggggtaaaatatgaatttataacagaagatttacaaaataaaagcCCTTTACTTCTTAAATCAAATCCAGTTTATAAGAAAATTCCAGTTTTGTTGCATAATGATAAGCCTATTGCTGAATCACTTGTTATAATTGAGTATATTGATGAAGCCTTTGAAGGACCATCTATATTGCCTAAAGATCCTTATGATAGAGCTATCGCGCGTTTTTGGGTGAAGTTCCTCGATGAAAAG tGCTTACCAGCAGTGTGGAAAGCTTTGTGGAGCCAAGGAGATGagcaagaaaaagataaagaagaagcTTATGAGGTCCTTAAAGTTATCGATAATGAACTTAAGGACAAGAAGTTTTTTGGGGGAGACAATATCGGATTCGTTGACGTAGTAGCCAATTTTGTCGGATTTTGGATAGGAATTGTTGAAGAAGCCACCGGGGTTGTACTCGTGACTAGTGaaaattttcctaatttttgTGCCTGGAGAGATGAGTATCTTAATTGCGACAGAGTTAAGGAAAATATGCCCTCTAGAGAAATGTTGCTAGGATATTTTAAGTCTCGAGTTCAAGCTGTAGCGGCTATTTCCAAATGA
- the LOC101266378 gene encoding uncharacterized protein — MGEDSKECEFWLPPEFLTGDDVFMGFKGNSKGEGNERKMYFGCDFQNEFSYGFNMFGPHSDLSSPVESVVGSTETESDEEDYITELTRQMAQSTLENRKVYKLSSSPQSTLCGVLGSKQGLQSESPNSPFQVCSPTEVQGVKGTVDLLYAAVGEVARMKKMEEEVGIWAPPRKPTPVYVDPKMSQPNLGSFYSKQPPLSYQQFKMAQFQRLKQQQLMKQRQVVLGPEKEGFWQYQLRQNHHNQSIQGRDRNGAERPVNMAMSGAWPALQQSHHHHHHQKQPPPPPPVSGMRAVILGNAAPKRECAGTGVFIPRRVGAQTETRKKPGCSTVLLPDRVVQALNLQPQVQPRCNNGGGVMKYRNMGEQQWRNLRSQAAVEAISQEHQLPQEWTY; from the exons ATGGGGGAAGATTCGAAggagtgtgagttttggctgcCGCCGGAGTTTCTCACCGGCGATGATGTTTTTATGGGGTTTAAGGGGAACAGTAAAGGAGAGGGAAATGAAAGAAAGATGTACTTTGGTTGTGATTTTCAGAACGAGTTTTCATATGGGTTTAATATGTTTGGTCCTCATTCGGATCTGAGTTCGCCGGTGGAGTCGGTTGTTGGTTCGACTGAGACAGAGAGTGATGAAGAAGACTATATCACTGAGTTAACCCGACAGATGGCTCAGTCCACTCTGGAAAACCGCAAg GTGTATAAATTGTCGAGTTCTCCTCAGTCAACTTTATGTGGTGTGCTTGGGTCTAAACAGGGGTTACAGAGTGAGAGCCCAAATAGTCCTTTTCAGGTTTGTTCTCCGACGGAAGTTCAGGGGGTGAAGGGGACTGTGGATTTGCTGTATGCTGCTGTTGGTGAGGTTGCAAGAATGAAGAAAATGGAGGAAGAGGTTGGAATTTGGGCTCCTCCAAGGAAGCCAACTCCAGTCTATGTAGACCCTAAAATGTCTCAACCAAATCTTGGCTCATTTTACTCTAAACAGCCACCACTCTCTTACCAGCAGTTTAAAATGGCTCAA TTTCAGCGTTTGAAGCAACAACAGTTAATGAAGCAAAGGCAAGTTGTATTGGGTCCTGAAAAAGAAGGATTTTGGCAGTACCAACTGAGGCAGAATCACCACAATCAGAGTATACAGGGAAGAGACAGAAATGGAGCTGAGAGGCCTGTGAACATGGCAATGTCTGGTGCTTGGCCTGCTCTACAACAAtctcaccaccaccaccaccaccagaaACAGCCACCACCACCGCCGCCTGTCTCCGGCATGCGTGCTGTTATCCTTGGAAATGCTGCACCCAAAAGAGAATGTGCTGGAACAGGGGTGTTCATTCCCAGAAGAGTTGGAGCTCAAACTGAAACTCGCAAAAAACCAG GTTGCTCCACAGTTCTTCTGCCAGACAGAGTGGTCCAAGCTCTGAATTTGCAGCCTCAGGTTCAACCCAGATGTAATAATG GTGGTGGGGTTATGAAGTATCGGAATATGGGAGAACAACAATGGCGAAATTTAAGAAGTCAGGCAGCAGTAGAAGCCATATCTCAAGAACATCAACTTCCTCAGGAGTGGACTTACTAA